Proteins encoded in a region of the Mariprofundus ferrinatatus genome:
- a CDS encoding potassium channel family protein, which yields MTNRDLFRRILDVGLFAATIAAVALSFIEGLPEWGLMAVLILFVVMFFTRWWVAEDRRTWMKSNWFDLLLVVLLSSPLLRMLMALRIAHLLPALKIGALIRSNKERLLRLLVLSGESLPAAMATLFGLVFVFGAVTFSLEHGHNPQFGELSDALWWAFVTITTVGYGDIVPITAGGRVVAVMTMVFGIIIYSLLVANLTVFLNEYGRRQMKVSAIAVEDDAVDRESDQK from the coding sequence GTGACCAACAGAGATCTGTTTCGCCGCATTCTCGACGTCGGCCTGTTTGCGGCGACGATTGCAGCAGTTGCCCTCTCCTTTATCGAGGGTCTGCCTGAATGGGGGCTGATGGCGGTTCTGATTCTGTTTGTGGTGATGTTCTTCACCCGCTGGTGGGTGGCTGAGGATCGCAGAACATGGATGAAATCCAACTGGTTCGACCTGCTGCTGGTGGTTCTGCTTTCATCGCCGCTGCTGCGAATGCTGATGGCCCTGCGTATAGCCCACCTGCTACCGGCATTGAAGATCGGTGCATTGATCCGCTCCAACAAGGAGCGGCTGTTGCGTCTGCTGGTGCTCTCGGGTGAAAGCCTTCCCGCGGCGATGGCGACGCTTTTCGGTCTGGTCTTTGTTTTCGGCGCAGTCACTTTTTCTCTCGAGCATGGACATAATCCGCAATTCGGCGAACTCTCCGATGCGCTCTGGTGGGCTTTTGTGACCATTACGACCGTTGGTTACGGCGATATCGTTCCAATCACTGCTGGTGGCCGTGTGGTGGCCGTGATGACCATGGTTTTCGGAATCATCATCTACTCGCTGCTGGTGGCTAACCTGACCGTGTTCCTGAATGAGTACGGCAGGCGCCAGATGAAGGTATCTGCTATCGCTGTTGAGGATGACGCTGTGGATCGCGAATCGGATCAGAAGTAA
- a CDS encoding YqhA family protein: MKNFLEKLLWSSRYMTILAVWSCIVGMALLFTLSAIDMGKLLVEFVDVYVFGHDVPNFHTVVVSHVITAVDDFLLAIVLLIFALGVYELHIDKLDFIRENETAGKLLQIESLDDLKDRLGKVILMILIVSFFKNVLSVKFDDPLNILYMGGGIFLVALASYFGHKGSH; encoded by the coding sequence ATGAAAAATTTTCTAGAGAAGCTGCTGTGGAGCTCGCGATACATGACAATTCTGGCCGTCTGGTCCTGCATTGTCGGCATGGCGCTTCTGTTTACGCTATCTGCCATAGATATGGGCAAGCTGCTTGTCGAATTTGTCGACGTTTATGTCTTTGGCCATGATGTTCCGAACTTCCATACTGTAGTGGTAAGCCATGTGATTACGGCCGTGGATGATTTCCTTCTCGCCATAGTGCTGCTGATTTTCGCCCTTGGTGTCTATGAATTGCATATCGATAAGCTCGACTTTATCCGTGAAAATGAGACGGCCGGTAAACTGCTGCAGATCGAAAGCCTTGATGACCTTAAAGACCGTCTTGGCAAAGTGATTCTGATGATCCTTATCGTCTCATTCTTCAAGAATGTGCTGAGCGTCAAATTCGATGACCCGCTCAATATTCTCTATATGGGTGGCGGCATATTCCTCGTAGCGCTGGCGAGTTATTTCGGCCATAAGGGCAGTCACTAA
- a CDS encoding L-threonylcarbamoyladenylate synthase: MHLFEHLRLHPERPQIRQIRRAVELLRQGLFVAVPTETTYVLLCLPESGKAVANITRLRQLDSSHMWSVVCADLSQAATCVRMDNHAHRILKRCLPGPYTFILPASSSLPKRIFGKRRDVGIRIPAHPVCQMLLDEIGEVLLATTLQLPGSAEPEYDPDEFVLRIKHLSCAIMDAGWCGMVPTTVVDLCGDEPELHRQGAGEWPA; the protein is encoded by the coding sequence ATGCATCTGTTTGAACATCTCCGGTTGCATCCGGAGCGCCCGCAGATACGACAGATCAGGCGTGCTGTCGAACTGCTAAGGCAGGGACTGTTTGTCGCCGTGCCTACCGAGACTACCTATGTGCTGCTCTGTCTTCCTGAGTCGGGGAAGGCAGTCGCCAATATCACCAGATTAAGGCAACTGGATAGTTCGCACATGTGGTCGGTGGTATGTGCCGATCTGTCGCAGGCTGCCACCTGCGTGCGTATGGACAACCATGCCCACCGCATCCTTAAACGCTGCCTTCCTGGCCCCTATACCTTCATCCTGCCTGCCAGTTCATCATTACCTAAACGTATTTTCGGGAAACGCCGCGATGTCGGCATCCGGATTCCGGCACATCCTGTCTGTCAGATGCTGCTTGATGAGATAGGAGAGGTGCTGCTGGCTACAACGCTTCAGCTGCCCGGTAGCGCTGAACCCGAATATGATCCGGATGAGTTTGTGTTGCGCATCAAACACCTCTCCTGCGCTATTATGGATGCAGGATGGTGCGGCATGGTGCCGACTACAGTTGTCGATCTCTGTGGCGATGAGCCCGAGCTGCACCGGCAGGGAGCAGGAGAGTGGCCTGCCTGA
- a CDS encoding AsmA family protein has product MTTAVTKTVRYSLIILGLLIVALLVAPFFIDVNTYKTQIEQGVEDATGRKLTIGTISASLFPWIGVELEDVHLANRDGFAARDFASVQKLNVKLALLPLLSKNIEIKHFEITSPNVYLERHKDGQTNWGDLVASEASSGAAPADSAEMATADAPASPALAALQAESLTLTDGEFTWADAESDPVVLSALNVELNDVQLERPVGVKVSGKLSGNAFDVDATVGPLGDLAKLDPVQLPVQGQIKADKVELKAFKELIKEWPEQLGDINSASIGLNAKMEQRPDGLRLGEGEVVLNSLLNIKLGWKVDMAKPDTLEVRRAALAVNGKDLLEARGSVNRLTTEPAFQLRVDGQPLERSWLAAFAPELNSLYAGHPSPWKQIKFGTLLAGDAKQVEIRDMQLMLDQELVQISGAVVYAVPDIRLRIATRALHMDPWLPQPKEEQAASGGVAAGGPASPAAAGKVATKAAEKPAEEPDLRFLKPWRVTAKVQADTLYLRGLQMGNFNVNINGSGGQFDLNPLRFNLAGGSVTETASLNAAAFPASWKESVHITDVQVGPLLKALADMDMLEGKLSMDTNLKATGLTPAAMKTLNGGGNVLMGNGKIKGFDIAGAIRKFTNPMAAMGPKETDFSQLSGSFTVDNGIATNQDLFMASPLLRVTGNGTVDLVRKLLDYHIKPRVVGTLIGQGDSAAVRRGLTVPLHITGPFDAPSVKPEISASTIIENAPALLNKGKVGGALGKILGGGAPANQDAPADQPAPPPESPEKKLLKGLGGAFGF; this is encoded by the coding sequence ATGACAACAGCGGTTACTAAAACAGTCCGTTATTCCCTAATAATTCTCGGACTACTGATTGTCGCACTGTTGGTCGCGCCTTTCTTTATCGATGTGAATACCTATAAAACCCAGATTGAGCAGGGTGTTGAAGATGCCACCGGGCGTAAGCTTACGATCGGCACGATCAGCGCATCACTTTTCCCTTGGATCGGCGTTGAACTGGAGGATGTGCATCTCGCGAATCGGGATGGCTTTGCTGCACGCGATTTTGCCAGCGTACAGAAGCTGAATGTGAAGCTGGCACTGTTGCCGCTGCTCTCGAAAAATATTGAGATCAAACACTTCGAAATTACATCACCCAATGTTTATCTTGAGCGCCATAAGGATGGCCAGACCAACTGGGGCGATCTGGTTGCATCCGAAGCAAGCTCTGGCGCTGCTCCTGCTGATTCGGCAGAAATGGCTACGGCAGATGCACCTGCATCTCCGGCACTGGCTGCCCTGCAGGCGGAGTCGCTGACACTTACAGATGGCGAGTTTACCTGGGCCGACGCTGAATCTGATCCTGTTGTGCTCTCCGCGTTGAATGTTGAACTCAATGATGTGCAGCTTGAGCGCCCTGTGGGTGTTAAGGTTTCAGGAAAACTCTCCGGTAACGCCTTTGATGTGGATGCCACAGTCGGGCCGCTCGGCGATCTCGCCAAACTCGATCCGGTGCAGCTGCCTGTACAGGGGCAGATCAAGGCCGACAAGGTCGAGCTGAAGGCTTTCAAGGAACTGATTAAGGAGTGGCCCGAACAGCTGGGCGATATCAACAGCGCATCGATCGGGCTGAATGCCAAGATGGAGCAGCGACCGGATGGGTTGAGGCTGGGTGAGGGCGAGGTTGTTCTCAATTCGCTGCTCAATATCAAGCTGGGCTGGAAGGTCGATATGGCCAAGCCTGATACCCTTGAGGTGCGTCGCGCTGCGCTTGCCGTCAACGGCAAGGATCTCTTGGAAGCACGCGGTAGTGTGAACCGGCTGACAACAGAGCCTGCATTCCAGCTGCGTGTTGACGGACAGCCGCTGGAACGCAGCTGGCTGGCCGCTTTTGCTCCTGAATTGAACAGCCTCTATGCGGGGCACCCTTCGCCATGGAAACAGATTAAGTTCGGGACACTTCTGGCAGGTGATGCCAAACAGGTGGAGATCCGGGACATGCAGCTGATGCTTGACCAGGAGCTGGTGCAGATCTCCGGTGCCGTGGTTTATGCTGTTCCCGATATACGCCTGCGCATTGCAACACGTGCACTGCACATGGACCCGTGGCTTCCACAGCCTAAAGAGGAGCAGGCAGCGTCAGGTGGAGTTGCTGCGGGCGGCCCCGCTTCTCCTGCTGCTGCAGGCAAGGTTGCGACCAAAGCCGCTGAAAAACCAGCTGAAGAACCTGATCTGCGTTTTCTGAAGCCGTGGCGAGTCACAGCCAAGGTGCAGGCAGATACCCTCTATTTGCGCGGGCTGCAGATGGGTAACTTCAATGTGAATATTAACGGCTCCGGAGGACAGTTCGATCTCAATCCGCTCCGTTTCAACCTTGCCGGCGGTAGCGTCACAGAGACGGCGAGCCTTAATGCGGCAGCTTTTCCGGCCAGCTGGAAAGAGTCGGTTCATATTACCGATGTGCAGGTCGGACCGCTTCTCAAGGCGCTGGCCGATATGGATATGCTCGAAGGCAAACTCTCGATGGATACCAATCTTAAGGCGACCGGCCTTACCCCAGCCGCTATGAAAACGCTGAATGGCGGTGGTAATGTGCTGATGGGCAATGGCAAGATCAAGGGTTTCGATATTGCCGGGGCGATTCGTAAATTTACCAATCCAATGGCGGCAATGGGACCTAAAGAGACAGACTTTTCACAGCTGTCAGGGAGTTTTACCGTCGACAATGGTATCGCCACCAATCAGGATCTTTTCATGGCATCTCCGCTGCTGCGTGTTACCGGCAACGGCACGGTTGACCTGGTCAGAAAACTGCTGGACTACCATATCAAACCACGTGTGGTCGGAACGCTGATAGGGCAGGGCGATTCAGCGGCAGTACGCCGCGGCCTGACCGTGCCGCTGCATATTACAGGACCGTTTGATGCACCGAGTGTAAAACCTGAGATCAGTGCATCGACAATTATTGAAAATGCACCTGCACTGCTGAACAAGGGCAAGGTTGGCGGCGCGCTCGGGAAAATTCTCGGCGGTGGAGCGCCTGCAAATCAGGATGCACCTGCCGATCAGCCGGCACCACCCCCTGAGTCACCTGAGAAGAAACTGCTGAAAGGGCTTGGCGGCGCCTTCGGTTTTTAG
- a CDS encoding HAD-IA family hydrolase has product MILFDCDGTLTDSHGAIVEAMQQAFENNGIAKPDAECVNRIIGLSLREAVRRLLPESSDEALQEQVRQGYRESYRIAEQQITLYPGVREVLDELKLRGYWLGVVTGKSHPGLLRVLENFNLRDYFYVIRTADCTHSKPHPAMVSECMVEMGVRPEQTTVVGDALYDVQMARAAGVRCIGVSFGVGESEALLQAGAECVVDDFFSLLDHFPPLP; this is encoded by the coding sequence TTGATACTTTTCGATTGTGACGGCACGCTGACCGATTCCCATGGCGCTATTGTTGAGGCAATGCAGCAGGCTTTTGAGAACAACGGCATTGCCAAGCCGGACGCTGAGTGCGTCAACCGGATTATCGGCCTCTCGTTACGTGAGGCAGTAAGAAGGCTGCTTCCGGAATCATCTGATGAAGCATTGCAGGAGCAGGTGAGGCAGGGCTACCGCGAGAGTTATCGCATCGCCGAGCAGCAGATCACCCTCTATCCGGGCGTGCGAGAGGTGCTCGATGAGCTCAAATTGCGCGGTTACTGGCTTGGTGTGGTGACCGGCAAGTCGCATCCGGGGCTGTTGCGTGTTCTTGAGAACTTTAATCTGCGCGATTACTTCTATGTGATCCGGACCGCAGACTGTACCCATTCCAAACCACATCCTGCCATGGTGAGCGAGTGTATGGTGGAGATGGGGGTACGGCCCGAGCAAACAACGGTAGTGGGCGATGCGCTCTATGATGTGCAGATGGCCAGGGCTGCCGGGGTGAGGTGCATCGGGGTATCCTTCGGTGTTGGCGAAAGTGAAGCGCTGCTGCAAGCGGGTGCCGAATGCGTGGTCGACGACTTTTTCAGCCTGCTGGACCATTTTCCCCCACTTCCGTGA
- a CDS encoding SOUL family heme-binding protein, producing the protein MKKRIIWIVAALLLISFALWGPIVSNVEQARYTVIETYGEIEIRDYAPMIVAETEVAGERKDAIGQGFKVIADYIFGNNRQSNKVAMTAPVMQQPSGKIAMTAPVMQMAENSVWKIRFVMPSSYTMATLPIPNNDKVKLRELPGKRFAVIQFSGTASQSSIKEHSELLAGFISRQNMAVLSEPIFSFFNPPWTLPFLRRNEVMLEISR; encoded by the coding sequence ATGAAGAAACGAATCATTTGGATAGTAGCAGCTTTGCTGTTGATTTCTTTCGCGCTTTGGGGGCCTATTGTGAGTAATGTCGAGCAAGCTAGGTATACTGTGATTGAAACGTACGGAGAGATCGAAATCAGGGATTATGCTCCGATGATTGTGGCGGAAACCGAAGTGGCCGGTGAACGGAAAGATGCCATCGGCCAAGGGTTCAAAGTTATCGCCGATTATATTTTCGGCAATAACAGACAGTCTAATAAGGTGGCGATGACTGCGCCGGTCATGCAGCAGCCCAGTGGAAAAATAGCCATGACCGCACCAGTCATGCAGATGGCTGAAAACAGTGTATGGAAAATTCGATTTGTGATGCCGTCAAGTTATACTATGGCCACATTGCCAATTCCGAATAATGATAAAGTGAAGTTGCGGGAACTTCCTGGAAAACGCTTTGCGGTTATCCAGTTTTCTGGAACAGCAAGCCAATCAAGCATCAAAGAGCATAGTGAACTTCTTGCTGGTTTTATAAGCAGGCAAAATATGGCTGTGTTGTCTGAGCCAATATTCTCTTTTTTTAATCCACCCTGGACGCTCCCTTTTTTGCGAAGAAATGAAGTTATGCTGGAAATTTCTCGGTAA
- a CDS encoding YbgA family protein: protein MGIKPKVVVSRCLGFEACRYNAQSIQDDFVNRIKPFVDLTTICPEADIGLGTPRQPVRLVQIQGQVRMIQPATGNDVTDAMRDYISEQLPKFSNVDGFIMKGRSPSCGPSVVKVYCSSQKGSSAIKGVGLVAHAVKEKLPFIAMEDEGRLKNFHLREAFLMRLYALARLRELLTAPSIMALTEFHARHKLLLMCYHQENMRLCGRIASNGDKESLSIVMHKYAENFRKALQREPSQKNIINALYHGYGWISDELKSEEKKMFVDAIEEYRDDRITLATLQHLLKSYVIRFDHMYLGSQYFLDPYPRGLCDLSNSGH, encoded by the coding sequence ATGGGTATTAAGCCGAAAGTAGTAGTTAGTCGTTGTCTGGGATTTGAAGCTTGCCGATACAATGCTCAATCAATTCAGGATGATTTCGTGAACAGAATAAAGCCGTTTGTTGATCTGACAACGATCTGCCCTGAAGCAGATATAGGGTTAGGAACGCCACGGCAGCCGGTGCGGCTCGTCCAAATACAAGGGCAGGTGAGAATGATACAGCCAGCTACAGGTAACGATGTGACTGATGCCATGCGCGACTATATTAGCGAGCAGTTACCTAAGTTTAGCAATGTGGATGGGTTTATCATGAAGGGCAGGTCACCATCATGTGGGCCATCAGTGGTAAAGGTATATTGCAGCAGCCAAAAAGGTTCATCGGCGATAAAAGGTGTTGGCTTGGTTGCTCATGCAGTGAAGGAAAAGCTCCCTTTTATTGCAATGGAAGATGAGGGGCGGTTAAAAAATTTCCATCTTCGGGAAGCATTCCTGATGCGACTCTATGCTCTGGCCCGGTTGCGCGAACTTCTTACCGCACCTTCAATAATGGCATTAACTGAATTCCACGCCAGGCATAAGTTGCTGCTGATGTGTTATCATCAGGAGAATATGCGACTGTGCGGCCGTATAGCAAGCAATGGGGATAAAGAGTCGTTATCAATAGTCATGCACAAATATGCTGAGAACTTTCGGAAAGCATTGCAGAGGGAACCTAGCCAAAAAAATATTATCAACGCTCTTTACCATGGATATGGCTGGATTTCTGATGAATTGAAATCGGAAGAAAAGAAAATGTTTGTTGATGCTATCGAGGAGTATCGGGATGACCGCATCACTCTGGCGACGTTGCAGCACCTTCTCAAATCGTACGTTATTCGGTTTGATCACATGTACCTTGGCTCTCAATATTTTCTGGATCCTTACCCGAGAGGGTTGTGTGATCTTTCAAACTCTGGACATTAA
- a CDS encoding cytochrome c: MRKLVATTVILFAGCLMAACASEPAPKAELKNMGDADTHAVSDQVIRAVMQNMKSKAIENEELVFNSEEEKERYFREAFDVANSVQSSADFITGIGERLELTRQEQLEFSRLAYQLSQQAGEVRKLAVSEKANAVRNKMNQMIGTCNSCHDRFRVMPAAE; this comes from the coding sequence ATGCGAAAACTTGTGGCAACAACAGTGATTCTGTTTGCTGGCTGTCTGATGGCGGCATGTGCTTCCGAGCCCGCGCCCAAGGCGGAGTTGAAGAATATGGGTGATGCCGATACGCATGCGGTATCCGACCAGGTGATCAGGGCAGTCATGCAGAATATGAAGTCCAAAGCCATAGAGAACGAAGAACTGGTATTTAACAGTGAAGAGGAGAAAGAGCGCTATTTCCGTGAGGCGTTCGATGTTGCCAATTCGGTGCAATCATCTGCTGATTTCATCACAGGCATTGGTGAGCGCCTGGAGTTAACCCGTCAGGAACAGCTGGAGTTTTCCAGGCTTGCCTACCAACTCAGCCAGCAGGCAGGTGAAGTCAGGAAGCTTGCCGTTTCAGAGAAAGCCAATGCGGTGCGCAACAAGATGAATCAGATGATCGGCACCTGTAACAGCTGCCATGATCGTTTCAGGGTGATGCCTGCTGCTGAGTGA
- a CDS encoding DUF2934 domain-containing protein, whose protein sequence is MPIPSPFFLRNCSAALEKRSVEELHEMIEVAAYFLAEKRGFEGDHRLYDWLEAEKMICHIYGEGRCQSEM, encoded by the coding sequence ATGCCCATACCGAGCCCGTTTTTCCTGCGTAACTGTTCGGCTGCACTCGAGAAGAGGTCTGTCGAGGAGTTACATGAAATGATTGAGGTTGCGGCCTACTTCCTTGCCGAGAAGCGGGGCTTTGAGGGTGATCACCGGTTATATGATTGGCTGGAGGCAGAAAAGATGATCTGCCACATTTATGGTGAGGGGCGATGCCAAAGCGAGATGTGA
- a CDS encoding threonine ammonia-lyase has product MTISIADIREAAELIQGVTVDTPCTRSRLLSKRCAADIVLKFENHQFTASFKDRGALVKLLSLSESEKQQGVIAMSAGNHAQAVAYHASRLGIPATIVMPAHTPHLKVKNTRAFGADVILFGDGLKEARQRAEEMAAESGLTMIHPYDDLKIMAGQGTVAVEMLESFPDLEMLVVPIGGGGLISGVAVAAKAINPEIRIIGVQTERFPAMKQALAGNPVECGSRTIAEGIAVKTPGRHTLPIVRELVDEILLVDEDLIEAAVEMLLEVEKSVVEGAGAAGLAAVLAHKNRFQGRRVGLILSGGNIDMFTLSSVIQRGLVRSGSLVRISVDIPDEPDALARITALFGRENANIVQVYHQRDFTHLSIRQVRAEFLLQVLGRAHLDELLELLVAEGYEATVHGSE; this is encoded by the coding sequence ATGACCATATCGATAGCGGATATCAGAGAGGCGGCAGAGCTTATTCAAGGCGTTACGGTTGACACCCCATGCACCCGTTCCCGACTGCTTTCCAAGAGATGTGCTGCCGATATTGTGCTGAAGTTCGAGAATCACCAGTTCACCGCATCGTTCAAGGATCGTGGTGCGCTGGTGAAACTGCTTTCGCTCAGTGAGTCCGAAAAGCAGCAGGGTGTCATTGCCATGAGTGCTGGCAACCATGCACAGGCCGTAGCCTACCATGCCAGCAGGCTCGGTATTCCCGCCACGATCGTGATGCCTGCCCATACGCCACACCTCAAGGTGAAGAACACCCGCGCCTTCGGTGCCGATGTGATCCTCTTCGGTGACGGTTTGAAGGAGGCGCGTCAGCGGGCCGAGGAAATGGCCGCCGAGTCGGGGCTCACCATGATCCACCCCTATGATGATTTGAAGATTATGGCGGGACAGGGAACGGTTGCTGTTGAGATGCTTGAATCATTTCCAGATCTTGAAATGCTGGTTGTGCCGATAGGTGGAGGCGGGTTGATATCAGGAGTTGCAGTCGCTGCTAAAGCAATCAATCCGGAAATCAGGATTATCGGTGTGCAGACAGAGCGCTTCCCCGCCATGAAGCAGGCGCTGGCGGGTAACCCTGTTGAGTGCGGTAGCCGTACAATCGCTGAAGGTATTGCCGTAAAAACTCCGGGAAGGCATACACTTCCGATTGTTCGTGAGCTGGTGGATGAGATTCTGCTGGTGGATGAGGATCTGATCGAAGCGGCGGTTGAGATGCTGCTCGAGGTCGAGAAGAGTGTTGTCGAGGGGGCTGGAGCAGCGGGGCTGGCAGCAGTGCTGGCGCATAAAAACAGGTTTCAGGGCAGACGTGTCGGGCTGATTCTCTCAGGCGGCAATATCGACATGTTTACCCTCTCTTCCGTCATCCAGCGGGGACTGGTGCGCTCAGGCTCTCTGGTACGGATTTCCGTCGATATTCCTGATGAACCGGATGCACTTGCCAGAATTACAGCACTGTTCGGCAGAGAGAATGCCAATATTGTTCAGGTCTATCACCAGCGCGATTTTACCCACCTGTCCATTCGCCAGGTGCGGGCCGAATTTCTGCTGCAGGTGCTCGGCAGAGCCCATCTGGATGAGCTGCTCGAACTGTTGGTTGCCGAAGGCTACGAGGCAACCGTTCACGGCTCTGAGTAA
- a CDS encoding Glu/Leu/Phe/Val family dehydrogenase has product MKELFKLGDDLGPAKIIHVYEPLLGLKGILVVDNVAAGPSIGGVRMARDVTIQECVRLARAMTMKNAAAGLPHGGGKAVLVGDPKMPKKRKEKLLRAMASSLRYEEDYIFAPDMGTDEECMAWVRDEIGRVVGLPRELGGIPLDQIGATGWGLSHATDVALNYCAFNIEDARVVIQGFGAVGRHAARYLAEKGARIVAVADSHGAVSNRQGLDLDGLLELKKAGHSVSEYIGGESLGRDDVIDIECDIWIPAARPDVINSDNVERLNTKLMVQGANIPVTTDAERRLHEKGVLIVPDFIANAGGVICAAMEYRGASESVVFAAIEEKVRRNTEQVLEAARAQKILPRQAAVELALKRIHKVMGFRRYNTFSSAPGFI; this is encoded by the coding sequence ATGAAGGAACTGTTCAAACTGGGTGATGACCTTGGCCCCGCCAAAATCATCCATGTCTATGAACCATTGCTCGGACTGAAGGGTATTCTGGTAGTCGACAATGTCGCCGCCGGCCCTTCAATCGGTGGCGTACGCATGGCCAGGGATGTCACCATCCAAGAGTGTGTCCGCCTTGCCCGTGCCATGACCATGAAAAACGCCGCCGCCGGACTCCCCCACGGCGGCGGCAAGGCCGTTTTGGTGGGCGACCCCAAGATGCCGAAAAAGAGAAAAGAGAAACTGCTGCGCGCCATGGCCAGTTCGTTGCGTTATGAAGAGGATTACATCTTCGCGCCCGACATGGGCACCGATGAGGAGTGCATGGCCTGGGTGCGCGATGAGATCGGGCGTGTGGTCGGTCTGCCGCGTGAGCTTGGCGGCATCCCGCTTGACCAGATCGGGGCCACAGGCTGGGGGCTGAGCCATGCCACCGATGTGGCACTCAACTACTGCGCCTTCAATATTGAGGATGCCCGCGTGGTGATTCAGGGCTTTGGTGCTGTCGGCAGACATGCCGCCCGCTATCTGGCTGAGAAAGGTGCCCGCATTGTTGCCGTTGCCGATTCCCACGGTGCTGTCAGTAACAGGCAGGGACTCGATCTGGATGGCCTGCTTGAACTGAAAAAGGCAGGTCACTCTGTTTCCGAATATATCGGCGGGGAATCGCTTGGCCGCGATGATGTGATCGATATCGAGTGCGATATCTGGATTCCGGCAGCCCGTCCCGATGTCATCAATTCCGACAATGTCGAACGGCTAAACACAAAGCTGATGGTACAGGGTGCCAATATCCCGGTTACCACTGATGCTGAGCGCCGGCTGCACGAAAAAGGTGTTCTGATCGTTCCCGACTTCATCGCCAACGCAGGGGGCGTGATCTGTGCCGCGATGGAGTACCGCGGTGCAAGCGAGTCGGTGGTGTTCGCTGCAATCGAGGAGAAAGTACGCCGCAATACAGAACAGGTACTGGAGGCTGCACGTGCTCAGAAGATCCTGCCCCGGCAGGCGGCTGTGGAACTGGCACTTAAGCGCATTCACAAGGTGATGGGCTTCCGCCGTTATAACACATTCTCCAGTGCGCCTGGATTCATCTAG
- a CDS encoding 2-oxoacid:acceptor oxidoreductase family protein produces the protein MRIRFHGRGGQGIKTASRILGTALFNAGFEVQDAQRYGAERRGAPIFAYVRADKEPIYERGIISRPDLVAVADDSLIGMPAAGILQGIDSHTVLLIYSSIDAETWGKRLNLESTIIVIAAGESEADRSALPYLGTICAAAAAQLTGLISKDGLDRAIRQELEDMASETIKKNLHNAFESYKQVSRYHGIVSGSDDVAFASYKAPAWVDMPFEAARISAPAIHAGATSVLVNTGLWRTMRPMIDPEQCKRCWWICSSFCPDGVINVSELGEPQIDYDHCKGCLVCLAQCPSHAISAIAESTAKSKPEEEKS, from the coding sequence TTGCGCATCCGTTTCCATGGCAGGGGTGGTCAGGGAATAAAAACGGCAAGCCGTATCCTCGGCACCGCCCTCTTCAATGCCGGATTCGAGGTTCAGGATGCCCAACGTTACGGCGCCGAGAGACGCGGAGCACCGATCTTCGCCTATGTGCGTGCAGACAAAGAACCGATCTATGAGCGTGGCATCATATCCCGCCCCGATCTCGTTGCCGTAGCTGATGACTCCCTTATCGGCATGCCTGCAGCAGGTATCCTGCAGGGCATTGACAGCCACACGGTGTTGCTGATCTACAGCAGTATCGATGCAGAAACCTGGGGAAAAAGACTGAATCTGGAGAGCACCATCATTGTCATCGCGGCAGGCGAAAGTGAAGCCGATCGCAGTGCACTACCCTATCTCGGCACCATCTGCGCGGCCGCTGCCGCACAGCTGACCGGGCTGATCTCCAAAGACGGGTTGGATAGAGCGATCAGGCAGGAACTTGAAGATATGGCTTCTGAGACCATCAAGAAAAACCTTCACAACGCATTTGAAAGCTATAAACAGGTATCCCGCTACCATGGCATTGTCTCAGGCAGTGACGATGTGGCATTCGCCAGTTACAAAGCTCCGGCATGGGTCGATATGCCGTTCGAAGCGGCGCGTATCTCGGCCCCCGCCATACATGCAGGCGCCACCAGCGTACTGGTCAATACCGGACTGTGGCGGACGATGCGTCCGATGATCGATCCGGAGCAGTGCAAGCGCTGCTGGTGGATCTGCAGCAGCTTCTGTCCCGACGGAGTCATCAACGTCTCCGAACTTGGAGAGCCGCAGATCGATTATGACCACTGCAAGGGCTGTCTTGTCTGCCTTGCCCAGTGCCCCTCTCATGCCATTTCGGCGATTGCGGAATCGACGGCCAAATCGAAACCGGAGGAAGAGAAATCGTGA